The Pseudomonas extremaustralis genome contains a region encoding:
- a CDS encoding DUF1289 domain-containing protein, protein MSPTERPVASPCVSICALDDDDICTGCQRTADEITRWGRMDNAERRAVLGLCHERAVADGLVWMTPGKSSA, encoded by the coding sequence ATGAGCCCGACAGAACGCCCCGTCGCCTCGCCGTGCGTGAGCATTTGCGCGCTGGACGATGACGATATCTGCACCGGCTGCCAGCGCACGGCGGATGAGATCACACGCTGGGGCCGCATGGACAATGCCGAGCGCCGAGCGGTGCTGGGGTTGTGCCATGAACGGGCGGTGGCGGATGGGTTGGTGTGGATGACGCCGGGGAAATCGAGCGCCTGA
- a CDS encoding CoA pyrophosphatase, which translates to MLDELLRRVSNHTPQLLETDGRFPEAAVLVPITRSDEPELILTLRASGLSTHGGEVAFPGGRRDPEDPDLIFTALREAEEEIGLPPGLVEVIGPLSPLISLHGIRVTPYVGVIPDYVDYLANDAEIAAVFSVPLEFFRQDPREHTHRIDYQGRSWYVPSYRFGEYKIWGLTAIMIVELINLLYDDAKISLHHPPKSFINSQAID; encoded by the coding sequence ATGCTGGACGAGCTACTTCGCCGGGTAAGCAATCACACGCCTCAATTGCTCGAGACTGACGGGCGTTTCCCCGAGGCCGCTGTGTTGGTGCCGATTACCCGCAGTGACGAACCTGAGCTGATCCTGACCCTGCGCGCCAGCGGCCTGTCGACCCATGGCGGCGAAGTGGCCTTTCCCGGCGGGCGTCGCGACCCCGAAGACCCGGACCTGATCTTCACCGCACTGCGCGAAGCCGAAGAAGAAATCGGCCTGCCGCCCGGCCTGGTGGAAGTCATCGGCCCGCTGAGTCCGCTGATTTCCCTGCACGGCATTCGCGTGACGCCCTATGTGGGCGTGATCCCCGATTACGTCGACTACCTGGCCAACGATGCCGAGATTGCCGCCGTCTTCAGCGTACCCCTGGAGTTTTTCCGACAGGACCCGCGCGAACATACCCACAGAATCGATTACCAGGGCCGCAGCTGGTACGTGCCCAGCTATCGGTTCGGCGAATACAAAATCTGGGGGCTGACGGCAATCATGATCGTCGAGTTGATCAATCTGCTCTATGACGACGCCAAGATCAGCCTGCATCACCCACCCAAGAGCTTCATCAATAGTCAAGCCATCGACTGA
- a CDS encoding VUT family protein, with the protein MLFLIAYISSVVLINFAFSTAPHLDVIWSAWGGLVFILRDMVQTRFGHGAIIAMLAALALSYITSDPSIALASATAFAVSECIDWLVFSITKRPLHDRLWISSALSIPLDTFIFFGLIGALTPAVVGTALASKFAGVTAVWLIMVWRVRRRAVAN; encoded by the coding sequence ATGCTCTTCCTTATCGCCTATATCAGCAGCGTCGTGCTGATCAACTTCGCCTTCTCCACCGCCCCGCACCTGGATGTCATCTGGTCCGCCTGGGGTGGCCTGGTGTTTATCCTGCGCGACATGGTGCAAACCCGCTTCGGCCATGGGGCGATCATCGCCATGCTGGCGGCGTTGGCGCTGTCGTATATCACCTCCGACCCGTCCATCGCCCTGGCCAGTGCCACAGCGTTCGCGGTGTCCGAGTGCATCGACTGGCTGGTGTTCAGCATCACCAAGCGCCCGCTGCACGACCGTCTGTGGATCAGTTCGGCGCTGAGCATTCCCCTCGACACCTTCATCTTTTTCGGCCTGATCGGCGCGCTCACGCCTGCCGTGGTGGGCACTGCCCTGGCATCGAAATTCGCCGGGGTCACGGCGGTGTGGCTGATCATGGTCTGGCGTGTGCGCCGGCGAGCCGTCGCCAACTGA
- a CDS encoding gamma carbonic anhydrase family protein — MKYRLGDARVETHPHSWVAPNATLVGKVKLEEGANVWFNAVLRGDNELILIGKNSNVQDGSVMHTDMGYPLTLGTGVTIGHNAMLHGCTVDDYSLIGINAVILNGAKIGKHCIIGANSLIGEGKEIPDGSLVMGSPGKVVRELTDAQKKMLEASAAHYVHNAQRYARDLVEQEE, encoded by the coding sequence ATGAAATACCGCCTGGGCGATGCCCGCGTCGAGACACACCCACACAGCTGGGTGGCGCCCAATGCCACGCTGGTGGGCAAGGTCAAGCTGGAGGAGGGCGCCAACGTCTGGTTCAACGCGGTGTTGCGTGGCGACAACGAACTGATCCTGATCGGCAAGAACAGCAACGTGCAGGACGGCAGCGTGATGCACACCGACATGGGCTACCCGCTGACCCTGGGCACCGGCGTGACCATCGGCCATAACGCCATGCTGCACGGTTGCACCGTCGACGATTACAGCCTGATCGGTATCAATGCGGTGATCCTCAACGGCGCCAAGATCGGCAAGCACTGCATCATCGGCGCCAACTCGCTGATCGGCGAAGGCAAGGAAATTCCCGATGGCTCCCTGGTGATGGGCTCGCCCGGCAAAGTGGTGCGGGAACTGACCGACGCGCAAAAGAAGATGCTCGAAGCCAGCGCCGCGCACTATGTGCATAACGCTCAGCGTTATGCGCGGGATCTGGTTGAGCAGGAAGAATGA